In Hippoglossus stenolepis isolate QCI-W04-F060 chromosome 5, HSTE1.2, whole genome shotgun sequence, one genomic interval encodes:
- the hbp1 gene encoding HMG box-containing protein 1: MLSKRTRAQVFLKNRQREKRKRKDIVGMDESFDPLKCNEDLPSSPGCHMDYDDMPELQEVEEDRRAPGLFQVRAGVSHQELSCSPSTNWLTELANIATSPQSPLLKDALHKRSSPVHIFGSSNSLHSYARPPLASSAPNPSRGHLRERRRVRASSESESGVFSMSSSFSDDEDMAWSHSWPSTAWYCFLKGTRLRFHRGPNVEWQEADELRDSDDDSEDETMMPSSSSLKRYGSGGLKLVSHEETVSFGQAALKLTFDPGSPDESFLTAECRLDHPFFVRNKGWSSFYPSLTVVHHGIPCYEMQLGDLCLPPNHPDAINCDDSVVFDTFRSYDFTPLDSSAVYVLSSMARQRRTSLSSGGAVSPDCDKLERSSSPQSSSSKSNRSHTSGTAIAATPTKCKRPMNAFMLFAKKYRVEYTQMYPGKDNRAISVILGDKWKKMKTEERRMYTMEAKALAEEQKRLNPDCWKRKRTNSGSQQT; the protein is encoded by the exons ATGCTTAGTAAACGGACCCGTGCccaagtttttttaaaaaataggcaaagagaaaagaggaaacgaAAGGACATTGTGGGAATGGACGAGTCTTTTGATCCGCTCAAGTGTAACGAAGACCTGCCTTCCTCACCTGGGTGCCACATGGATTACG ATGACAtgccagagctgcaggaggtggaggaggaccgGAGGGCTCCTGGGTTATTTCAGGTCAGAGCAGGAGTGTCTCACCAGGAGCTCAGCTGCTCCCCCAGCACCAACTGGCTCACTGAACTGGCCAACATTGCCACCAGTCCTCAGAGCCCTTTGCTGAAGGATGCCCTACATAAGAG ATCATCTCCAGTCCACATCTTTGGCAGCAGTAATAGTTTACATTCCTATGCACGGCCACCATTAGCCAGCAGCGCACCCAACCCGTCCAGAGGCCACCTCAGGGAGCGCAGGCGTGTCAGG GCTAGTAGTGAATCAGAGTCGGGTGTTTTCTCAATGTCCTCGTCCTTCTCTGATGATGAAGACATGGCCTGGTCTCACTCCTGGCCCTCTACAGCCTGGTATTGCTTCCTGAAAG GAACTCGCCTGCGCTTCCATCGCGGCCCTAATGTAGAGTGGCAGGAAGCCGATGAACTCAGGGATTCAGATGATGACTCAGAGGATGAAACCATGATGccatcctcctcatctctcaAG AGATATGGTTCAGGGGGACTGAAGCTGGTGAGCCACGAGGAGACAGTATCTTTTGGCCAGGCGGCTCTtaaactgacctttgaccccggcTCACCTGACGAGAGCTTTTTAACAGCGGAATGCCGACTAGATCACCCATTTTTTGTCAGAAATAAAG GTTGGTCTTCCTTTTATCCAAGCCTAACTGTGGTGCACCATGGGATCCCTTGCTATGAGATGCAGCTCGGTGACTTGTGCCTGCCACCAAACCACCCAGATGCCATTAACTGTGATGACTCAGTCGTTTTTGACACTTTCAGAAG TTACGACTTCACCCCACTAGATTCCTCAGCAGTGTATGTCCTCAGCAGCATGGCTCGTCAGCGCAGGACCTCCCTGTCCAGTGGAGGCGCTGTGAGTCCAGACTGTGACAAGCTCGAGCGCTCCAGCTCCCCGCAATCCTCAAGTAGCAAATCAAACCGGAGCCACACCTCAGGGACCGCCATCGCTGCCACGCCCACAAAATGCAAGCGGCCAATGAATGCCTTCATGCTCTTTGCCAAGAAGTACAGAGTGGAGTACACACAGATGTATCCTGGGAAGGACAACAG AGCCATTAGTGTCATCCTGGGAGACAAGTGGAAGAAGATGaagactgaggagaggaggatgtaCACGATGGAGGCCAAAGCTCTGGCTGAGGAGCAGAAGAGACTCAATCCAGACTGCTGGAAACGCAAAAGAACCAACTCA GGTTCCCAGCAGACCTAG